Proteins from a genomic interval of Colletotrichum higginsianum IMI 349063 chromosome 6, whole genome shotgun sequence:
- a CDS encoding Tat pathway signal sequence produces MAVAFFQTLGQRAWLTKPRAGGDYSSILGGITAAGHRISEDHNSDDGLLEKGRHTAHREAASPHQPLWRNGRFLAFHVILFAIYLFVLSLVANASPPRYPGLPFSPARSVVEYAEKGFDLEDRIQDGSLYTGKPSAQLDKAWHDLLNGTGTFSVSSLRVRSFARSLTCAVPDENILLEPEYIQHYGRQDTAVEVPEGGRYIGTLNVYHELHCLKRIHHFMYSDHYFPGLSTHQKELNRLHNEHCIDFLRQSAMCHADIGLITYSWHADQRMPIANATSHQCVRWDRLAAWTHERAVDMMKPDWLMHPTMGPAYPDGQGDSLGAAESPHLGHEHSGH; encoded by the exons ATGGCCGTTGCATTTTTCCAAACGCTAGGCCAGCGAGCATGGCTAACGAAGCCCAGAGCGGGAGGAGACTATTCTTCCATCTTGGGCGGAATCACAGCTGCCGGACATCGCATCTCTGAGGACCACAACTCGGACGACGGCTTGCTCGAAAAGGGCCGCCACACGGCACACAGAGAGGCAGCTTCACCGCACCAGCCCCTCTGGAGAAACGGTCGCTTTCTGGCCTTCCACGTTATCTTGTTCGCCATTTATCTCTTTGTCCTGTCCTTGGTTGCCAATGCCAGTCCCCCTCGATATCCTGGACTCCCCTTTT CCCCGGCCAGAAGTGTTGTGGAGTATGCAGAGAAAggcttcgacctcgaggaccgCATTCAAGACGGGAGCCTCTACACCGGCAAGCCGAGCGCGCAGCTCGACAAGGCGTGGCATGACCTTCTCAATGGTACGGGCACTTTTTCCGTCTCATCTCTTCGCGTTCGTTCGTtcgctcgctcactcacGTGTGCTGTGCCAGACGAGAACATTCTGCTCGAACCCGAGTACATCCAGCATTATGGGCGGCAGGacacggccgtcgaggtACCCGAGGGCGGCCGCTACATCGGCACTCTGAACGTATATCACGAGCTGCACTGCCTGAAGCGCATCCACCACTTCATGTACTCGGACCACTACTTTCCAGGGCTCTCTACTCACCAGAAGGAGCTCAACCGGCTGCATAACG AGCACTGCATTGATTTTCTCCGGCAATCGGCCATGTGCCACGCTGACATCGGGCTCATCACCTATAGCTGGCACGCCGACCAACGAATGCCCATTGCCAATGCAACATCGCACCAGTGTGTCAGGTGGGACCGACTGGCCGCGTGGACGCATGAGCGTGCAGTCGACATGATGAAGCCAGACTGGCTGATGCATCCCACAATGG GGCCTGCGTACCCTGATGGGCAGGGCGACAgcctcggtgccgccgaGTCGCCGCACCTTGGCCATGAGCACAGTGGACATTAG
- a CDS encoding Pro-kumamolisin: protein MSRAMGLEGALDVETLLGVAHPVPVVAWNVGGRPPFQPSSNKDQNSNEPYLEWLHHLAALDDAALPRVVSVSYADEEQTVPPRYAARVCEAFAQLGARGVSVIVASGDEGVGKEGKCVSNDGADTPRFMPAFPASCPYVTAVGGTRHFDPVMAGFDARGGFSTEHADNKAYGSINVLGGGFSNYFPRPRYQEPAVAAYVAGLNTTHGGLYNPQGRGIPDVAAMAYHFPVVWNGTSHLLDGTSASAPTFAAIIALINDALLAEGRPSLGFLNPWLYSSALPGLRDVTIGSNRGCGTMGFPAVEGWDAATGLGTPWFPVLKHLALRDAFRWDHPWYVADLA from the exons ATGAGCCGGGCGATGGGTCTCGAAGGCGCGCTGGACGTCGAGACGTTGCTGGGCGTCGCGCACCCCGTGCCCGTGGTCGCGTGGAACGTGGGCGGGCGGCCGCCGTTCCAACCCAGCTCGAACAAGGACCAGAACTCCAACGAGCCGTACCTCGAGTGGCTGCACCACCTGGCGGcgctcgacgatgcggcACTCCCGCGCGTCGTGTCCGTGTCgtacgccgacgaggagcagacggtgccgccgcgcTATGCCGCCCGCGTCTGCGAGGCCTtcgcccagctcggcgcACGCGGCGTCagcgtcatcgtcgcctcgggcgacgagggcgtcggcaaggaaggcaagtGTGTCTccaacgacggcgccgacacCCCGAGGTTCATGCCGGCCTTCCCCGCCTCTTGCCCCTACGTCACGGCCGTCGGGGGCACGCGGCACTTTGACCCCGTCATGGCCGGGTTCGACGCGCGGGGCGGATTCAGCACCG AACACGCTGACAACAAGGCATATGGTTCGATCAACGTATTAGGCGGCGGCTTTAGTAACTACTTCCCCCGGCCCCGCTACCAGGAGCCGGCCGTTGCGGCCtacgtcgccggcctgaACACCACACACGGCGGCCTATACAACCCCCAGGGTCGGGGAATccccgacgtcgccgccatggcctACCACTTCCCCGTTGTGTGGAACGGCACTTCACACCTGCTCGATGGCACGAgcgcgtcggcgccgaccttcgccgccatcattGCCCTCATCAACGACgcgctgctggccgaggGACGGCCGTCCTTGGGCTTCCTGAACCCCTGGCTCTACAGCTCAGCCCTCCCTGGCCTGCGCGATGTCACCATCGGCTCGAACCGCGGCTGCGGTACCATGGGATTCCCGGCCGTGGAGGGCTGGGATGCTGCCACTGGGCTCGGCACGCCG TGGTTTCCGGTGCTCAAGCACTTGGCGCTCCGGGATGCTTTTCGATGGGACCATCCTTGGTATGTAGCGGATTTGGCATGA
- a CDS encoding Pro-kumamolisin, with amino-acid sequence MMLLLSIASRLIVTVLWCYLHSPFIPTVSARSTQNPIKERHEVPRGWHRVARAPKDGRISLHIGLQPESSGQLERHLDEISDPFHQRFRHYLSADQVKELMRPSEETIDAVHDWLVECGIDAHSFKFSTGKDWVIVPDLTIAAAERLLQTSYHVYRNADQELVRATEWSLPLHLHDRIDMVHPTTSFFATKKSSRQGRRSDDKVNNASTTPSSLNDAAEAVDDGVAAAEGVVDLSNPPIDLTPEQACNTSAVAPICLRALYGTLGYTAQAPETNSMGLSNYWGEFNNRSDIRLYLENHRPEAADAADEFATVNFDGAVNQQEPATQSQLDSRQGREGNLDAQVMLGIGYPTRLVTYSTGGPLPPYNPEPSFPENTNEPFLAWLQHVLAQPELPAVISTSYADTEYTVPPSYARRVCNGFAQLGARGVTVVFGSGDWGVGAPGTCHAPNGTAPRFVARFPESCPYGTSVAATRGINPQRVAYNERNGFVSGGGFSEYFPRPSYQDHAVSSYMTRLGGKHDGLYNPHGRAYPDVAAMGYRIMTVWNGTTRVVDGTSASAPIFAAVVALVNDALVAEGKPTLGFLNPWLYAGGGAKAFRDITVGSATGCDTDGFPAVEGWDAASGFGTPVS; translated from the coding sequence atgatgctgctgctgtccatCGCCAGTCGTCTTATCGTAACAGTCCTCTGGTGTTATCTCCATTCACCATTCATCCCGACCGTCTCAGCGAGGTCCACTCAGAATCCCATCAAAGAGCGTCATGAGGTACCTCGCGGATGGCATCGTGTTGCAAGAGCGCCCAAAGATGGCCGCATATCGCTCCATATTGGCCTGCAACCGGAGAGTTCCGGGCAGCTCGAGCGCCACTTGGACGAGATTTCAGACCCGTTCCATCAAAGGTTTCGACACTATCTGTCTGCCGACCAGGTCAAGGAATTGATGCGACCCTCGGAGGAAACCATCGACGCCGTACATGACTGGCTCGTGGAGTGCGGAATAGATGCACACAGCTTCAAGTTCAGCACGGGGAAGGACTGGGTCATCGTCCCGGACTTGACCATTGCTGCGGCTGAGAGGCTCCTTCAGACATCGTACCACGTATACAGAAATGCCGATCAAGAGCTCGTCCGCGCTACGGAATGGTCGCTCCCGCTCCATCTGCATGACAGAATCGACATGGTCCACCCGACAACTTCATTCTTCGCCACCAAGAAGAGCTCACGCCAGGGGCGCAGGAGTGATGACAAGGTCAACAACGCATCGACGACACCCTCCTCACTGAACGATGCCGcagaggccgtcgacgacggggtcGCTGCGGCAGAGGGAGTAGTAGACCTCAGCAACCCCCCTATCGATTTGACGCCGGAGCAGGCCTGCAATACAAGCGCTGTGGCTCCCATCTGTCTCCGTGCCTTGTACGGAACGCTGGGCTACACAGCCCAGGCCCCGGAGACAAACAGCATGGGCCTTTCCAACTACTGGGGCGAGTTCAACAACCGGTCCGACATACGCCTGTACCTGGAGAACCATCGACCAGAGGCTGCGGATGCCGCGGACGAGTTTGCGACTGTGAACTTCGACGGTGCCGTCAACCAACAGGAGCCCGCCACTCAGTCCCAGCTAGACAGTCGTCAGGGCCGCGAGGGCAACCTAGACGCCCAGGTCATGCTCGGCATCGGATATCCCACACGCCTGGTGACGTACAGCACGGGCGGGCCCCTACCTCCGTACAACCCCGAGCCCTCGTTCCCAGAAAACACCAACGAGCCTTTCCTGGCCTGGCTGCAGCATGTCCTCGCCCAGCCCGAGCTCCCCGCCGTGATCAGCACGTCGTACGCCGACACCGAGTACACCGTTCCCCCCTCCTACGCCAGGCGGGTCTGCAACGGCTTCGCGCAGCTGGGCGCGCGCGGCGTGACCGTTGTGTTCGGATCGGGCGACTGGGGCGTCGGAGCCCCGGGAACATGCCACGCGCCCAACGGGACGGCGCCGCGCTTCGTGGCACGCTTCCCCGAGAGCTGCCCCTACGGCACGTCGGTTGCGGCGACGCGGGGGATCAACCCGCAGAGGGTCGCCTACAACGAACGGAACGGGTTCGTGAGCGGCGGGGGCTTCAGCGAGTATTTTCCCCGGCCAAGCTACCAGGACCACGCCGTCAGCTCGTACATGACCCGGCTCGGTGGGAAGCATGACGGGCTCTACAACCCGCACGGCCGGGCCTACCCCGACGTTGCTGCCATGGGCTACCGGATCATGACGGTATGGAACGGGACGACCAGGGTCGTGGATGGGACCAGTGCCTCGGCGCCCATTtttgccgccgtcgtggctCTGGTCAACGAtgcgctcgtcgccgagggcaaaCCCACTCTGGGCTTCTTGAACCCTTGGCTGTatgcgggcggcggcgcaaaAGCGTTCAGGGATATCACGGTTGGCTCTGCCACGGGTTGTGATACGGATGGGTTTCCTGCCGTAGAAGGGTGGGACGCGGCAAGTGGCTTTGGCACTCCGGTGAGCTga
- a CDS encoding Hemoglobin, producing MFEPATTATSMAVAQDDMQPPSSDWAVNDVEAVSPEKMAIVNATAPQLKEQAMAITMSFYYSMKDVYPELIAKFAKQPRQLSTAILAYCQLLDDPPKLMKGVERIAKIHVDADITPDLYALVGKGFIQAVGEVLGDQATPEVLEAWDDAFRVLSNVLIASEKQLYSQRQRTDTVSV from the coding sequence ATGTTTGAGCCAGCTACCACCGCTACCTCGATGGCCGTTGCCCAAGACGACATGcagccgccgtcttcggACTGGGCTGTCAACGACGTGGAGGCAGTCTCGCCCGAGAAAATGGCCATCGTTAACGCCACTGCACCACAACTCAAAGAGcaggccatggccatcaCCATGTCCTTTTACTATAGCATGAAAGACGTCTACCCGGAGCTGATTGCCAAGTTCGCCAAACAGCCGCGGCAACTGTCGACGGCAATCCTGGCTTACTGTCAGTTGCTGGATGATCCACCAAAGCTGATGAAGGGGGTGGAGAGGATCGCCAAGATACACGTAGACGCAGACATCACGCCGGACCTGTATGCGTTGGTTGGCAAGGGGTTCATCCAGGCCGTTGGAGAGGTCTTGGGAGATCAGGCGACGCCCGAAGTGCTGGAAGCTTGGGATGATGCGTTCAGGGTCCTCTCCAACGTTTTGATAGCTTCAGAGAAACAGCTATACTCCCAACGGCAAAGAACAGACACCGTATCCGTCTGA
- a CDS encoding Oligopeptide transporter, whose amino-acid sequence MHRSQQHIELAQGSDADSDSDNDTTAAPFDAFVPLEKAPAHNGAVKVVTLRAILLGSLCGALVNASNIYLGLRAGWTSSANMIGAMVGFAVLKRYAAGSTQPFGPHENNIVQTVATASGGMSNVFISGIPALYQLGLLRTPVQDFFRIVSLVAVGGYFGLLSVAPLRKLFIEDAARDLDLVFPSSMATAMSIHSMHSAADGEEAARPKLKATIYAFGAAMVLRVISQYAPGLLWEWHVFTWLANANIFRSLAIAAESWGWLIELSPAMMGSGMLVDFKVACSFFAGSVLAWGLLGPYLVAHGIAFGQPVSTSEEGWAGLTSYKSMADDFASVSHPSPRYWLLWPGVICTLAVALAEPCCQWRLFWNLALISSKAASARLVGLLMRYRPRSSGQYDILADQDMQATVENDKEAAERGLEEEDIATWMWAPGACVLVILAVLLTYWQFDMPLLESVLALVLSFGMSLVAIQATGATDTTPINSISKVSQAVLSGVTQATGGSIIDAQRLNLLGASLTNIGANQGVGDFRVGFLLRTPPRLQYAAQLIGTLVATLVAPSVFVLFATAYPCIIASPSSSEGETGARACEFPGPAIAAWRAVAVAASAPTTPVPPSSARFSAGLAVVSVLLVVVRRLVVVGAWRGGQRFIPNMMIFALAFTLPSPQTSVSMMLGAVAAKVWRWKGPVGFERNLFAVAAGLVAGEGIGGTVNCVLSILGVGGQRWSLGLGCPAGRC is encoded by the exons ATGCATCGCTCGCAACAACACATTGAGCTTGCCCAAGGCAGCGATGCCGACTCGGACTCAGACAACGATACGACAGCCGCTCCGTTTGATGCATTTGTGCCGCTGGAGAAGGCACCTGCTCACAATGGCGCTGTAAAGGTGGTTACGCTTCGGGCTATCCTGCTGGGCAGTCTCTGTGGCGCATTAGTCAACGCTTCCAACATCTACCTTGGCCTCAGGGCAGGatggacgtcgtcggcgaatATGATTGGT GCCATGGTCGGCTTTGCGGTCCTGAAGAGATACGCAGCCGGGTCGACACAGCCCTTTGGCCCTCATGAAAACAACATAGTGCAGACCGTTGCCACGGCCTCCGGGGGCATGTCGAATGTCTTCATTTCCGGCATTCCGGCCCTGTACCAGCTCGGGCTGCTGCGTACGCCGGTGCAGGATTTCTTCCGCATCGTGtcgctcgtcgccgtcggcggatACTTTGGTCTCCTCTCTGTAGCCCCGC TGCGCAAGCTCTTTATCGAGGATGCGGCCCGAGACCTTGATCTCgttttcccctcctccatgGCCACGGCTATGAGCATTCATAGCATGCACTCGGCCGCTGATGGAGAAGAGGCAGCCCGTCCCAAGTTGAAAGCAACCATCTATGCTTTTGGGGCGGCCATGGTGCTCAGGGTCATCTCCCAGTACGCGCCGGGTCTTCTCTGG GAGTGGCATGTGTTTACCTGGCTCGCGAACGCAAACATTTTCCGCAGTCTGGCCATTGCTGCAGAGAGCTGGGGATGGCTTATAGAGCTGTCTCCAGCGATGATGGGCTCAGGCATGTTGGTTGACTTCAAAGTAGCCTGCTCGTTCTTTGCCGGGTCTGTTCTGGCATG GGGGCTCCTAGGACCGTATCTTGTGGCACATGGCATTGCCTTTGGGCAGCCGGTCTCTACCAGTGAGGAGGGATGGGCAGGCCTAACATCGTACAAATCCATGGCAGACGACTTTGCAAGTGTGAGCCACCCAAGTCCCAGGTACTGGTTGCTATGGCCCGGCGTGATTTGCACACTTGCGGTTGCCTTGGCCG AGCCATGTTGTCAATGGCGTCTGTTTTGGAATCTCGCACTGATCTCTTCCAAAGCAGCCAGCGCGAGGCTCGTGGGACTGCTGATGAGATAcaggccgaggtcgtcgggcCAGTACGACATTCTTGCAGACCAAGACATGCAAGCCACGGTCGAAAATGACAAAGAAGCAGCGGAAAGGGGACTGGAAGAGGAAGACATTGCCACGTGGATGTGGGCGCCCGGTGCCTGCGTACTCGTCATCCTAGCCGTCCTGCTCACATATTGGCAGTTTGACATGCCGCTCCTTGAGTCTGTACTCGCCCTCGTCTTGTCGTTTGGCATGTCGCTCGTTGCCATTCAAGCGACGGGTGCAACGG ATACGACCCCAATCAACTCCATCTCCAAGGTTTCACAAGCCGTCCTGAGCGGCGTTACACAAGCGACGGGCGGAAGCATAATCGATGCCCAGCGCCTGAACCTGCTCGGCGCCAGCCTCACGAACATAGGGGCCAACCAGGGCGTCG GCGACTTTCGGGTCGGCTTTCTCCTGCGCACGCCGCCACGCCTGCAGTACGCCGCCCAACTCATTGGGACACTGGTCGCGACGCTTGTGGCGCCGtccgtcttcgtcctcttcgccaCAGCGTACCCGTGCATCATCGccagcccgtcgtcgtcagagGGCGAGACGGGCGCACGAGCGTGCGAGTTCCCGGGGCCCGCGATCGCGGCTTGGCgagccgtcgccgtcgccgccagcgcgccgacgacgccggtgcCTCCCTCAAGCGCCCGTTTCtcggccggcctcgccgtggTATCGGTTCTCCTGGTCGTGGTGAggcgcctcgtcgtcgtcggcgcgtgGCGGGGCGGCCAGCGCTTCATACCCAACATGATGATCTTCGCCCTGGCGTTTACGCTGCCGTCCCCGCAGACGAGCGTGTCCATGATGCTGGGTGCCGTTGCTGCCAAGGTGTGGCGGTGGAAGGGCCCCGTAGGTTTCGAGAGGAATTTGTTCGCTGTTGCGGCCGGGTTGGTGGCCGGTGAAGGCATTGGGGGAACGGTCAATTGCGTCTTGTCGATTCTGGGCGTCGGGGGCCAGCGATGGTCACTCGGTCTTGGGTGTCCCGCGGGCCGATGTTAG
- a CDS encoding Zinc-binding dehydrogenase family produces the protein MDKTTAPGVLGRQTAIVGSCNGNLEITNDAPVPQLEDDMVLVSVMAVALNPVDNKMQGRLITPGAIAGHDFSGTVLALGSKAATLTPASLAVGDRVCSAVQGMHSLTPAVGAFANVVGASAHACLKVPETISDLQAASLGTAVATMGLALFKSLGIPGHPEAPVTEGKGRHILIYGASSSVGTMAVQLAKLSGMIVIGTCSQKNFDLVKSYGADVVFDYNSKTCVQDIKDYTKQSLKFALDCISEVDTMAFCYACLGRTGGKYTRLEPFPDVLHTRKHTVTPDWVLGPSMHGKPISWPPPFERDADVEVREFAVKWFATAQRLLDEGKLRPHPVKVIEGFPAILEGLQTLKRNPPSGEKLVVQL, from the exons ATGGACAAAACAACAGCCCCCGGCGTGCTCGGCCGTCAAACGGCAATCGTGGGATCATGCAATGGCAACCTAGAGATCACAAACGACGCCCCCGTGCcccagctcgaggacgacatgGTTCTCGTATCAGTGATGGCCGTGGCCTTGAACCCCGTCGACAACAAGATGCAGGGCCGCCTGATCACACCAGGCGCAATCGCCGGCCACGACTTCTCCGGTACCGTCCTCGCTCTCGGCAGCAAGGCAGCAACCCTGACGCCAGCATccctggccgtcggcgacagAGTATGCAGCGCGGTGCAGGGCATGCACAGCCTCACCCCAGCAGTGGGCGCCTTCGCgaacgtcgtcggcgccagcGCACACGCATGTCTCAAGGTGCCGGAAACCATATCCGACCTCCAGGCGGCATCGTTGGGCACGGCGGTTGCGACGATGGGACTGGCGTTGTTCAAGTCCTTGGGCATCCCTGGACACCCGGAGGCGCCCGTCACAGAGGGCAAGGGTAGGCATATCCTGATTTACGGCGCGAGCTCGAGTGTGGGAACAATGGCGGTACAACTGGCGAAACT ATCTGGCATGATAGTGATCGGGACTTGCTCGCAGAAAAACTTTGACTTGGTCAAGTCTTACGGCGCAGATGTTGTGTTTGACTACAATTCGAAAACCTGCGTCCAAGACATCAAGGACTACACCAAACAGAGCCTGAAGTTCGCCTTGGACTGCATATCCGAGGTCGACACCATGGCATTCTGCTACGCGTGCCTCGGCCGGACTGGTGGCAAGTACACGCGGCTGGAGCCGTTCCCCGACGTCCTCCACACTAGAAAACACACGGTGACGCCGGACTGGGTCCTGGGTCCCTCGATGCACGGCAAGCCAATCAGCTGGCCCCCGCCGTTTGAGCGtgatgccgacgtcgaggtgaGAGAGTTTGCCGTCAAGTGGTTCGCAACCGCGCAGCGGCTCCTTGACGAGGGAAAGTTGAGACCGCACCCTGTCAAGGTTATAGAGGGATTTCCTGCCATCCTGGAGGGACTTCAGACACTAAAGAGAAACCCTCCATCAGGAGAGAAGCTTGTTGTTCAGCTTTAA
- a CDS encoding Tat pathway signal sequence, which translates to MQSQQDSCDLDRPFSPEEELEKSSMHRSSSAPDSESSSFLSEREIREIRSNHDSRRRRWWWWVSFGLVHAVLLSVYIGSLLSLRAQVSKLRKYGPQLVNSPANDGVEWELQTFINNNNEHGPFSGPPREELDENIVLEPDYMKKLGRDRFGVAVPDGSGFIGTLNVYHELHCIKRLYQYTYPEVYPQGDTPAEQASSRQHKDHCLDFLRQSAMCHADVGVITFQWSPNSLLPVANATHHQCANWDKLAQWTKARTVDMMKPGWLVHPSKGPAYPNGKDYHH; encoded by the exons ATGCAGTCTCAACAAGACAGCTGCGACTTGGACCGACCTTTCAgccccgaggaggagctcgagaagagcTCGATGCACCGGTCATCGTCTGCCCCTGACAGCGagtcctcttcttttctcagcgagagagagatacGGGAGATTCGCTCGAACCATGActcgcgccgccgtcggtggtggtggtgggtcTCCTTTGGCCTCGTACATGCCGTTCTGCTTTCTGTATACATTGGGAGCCTGCTGTCTCTGCGCGCCCAAGTGAGCAAGCTGCGAAAGTATGGTCCGCAGCTGGTCAACT CCCCCGCGAACGATGGTGTAGAGTGGGAACTCCAGACcttcatcaacaacaacaatgaACATGGCCCGTTCTCCGGACCTCCGAGAGAGGAG CTAGACGAGAACATTGTTTTGGAGCCGGACTATATGAAAAAGCTCGGCCGGGACCGGTTCGGTGTTGCTGTCCCTGACGGTTCGGGGTTCATCGGCACCTTGAACGTGTACCACGAGCTCCATTGCATT AAGCGCCTATATCAATACACCTATCCAGAGGTCTACCCGCAGGGCGACACGCCTGCGGAACAAGCAAGCAGTCGCCAGCACAAAG ATCACTGCTTGGACTTCCTGCGTCAGTCGGCCATGTGCCACGCCGATGTCGGCGTTATTACGTTCCAGTGGTCGCCCAACAGCCTGCTGCCTGTGGCCAACGCGACGCACCACCAGTGCGCCAACTGGGACAAGCTCGCGCAGTGGACCAAGGCGCGGACCGTTGACATGATGAAACCGGGCTGGCTGGTCCACCCTTCCAAAG GCCCGGCTTATCCAAACGGGAAGGATTATCACCATTGA